In the genome of Amia ocellicauda isolate fAmiCal2 chromosome 3, fAmiCal2.hap1, whole genome shotgun sequence, one region contains:
- the LOC136746857 gene encoding olfactory receptor 1E16-like — MSSLNSTVSPNAAFVRPQFFYINGFSNIPHVKYYYIFLCFVYAVTVFANFFIIFIIYTERCLHTPKYVAVFNLAVIDISESTALIPKLIHTFLFDSQFIAYEACLANMFFVLFFTSMQSLTLVVLAYDRFVAICFPLRYHIIMTNTSMLVIIACVWVFTATLILTLVLLITRLSFCRSIVIESYFCDHGPMNRIVCNDNFPNSLHAKICTAVFTFIPFSLIVLSYVCILSALLKIASGEERLKAMKTCTSHLMLVIVFYLPFFIAYIAAFMSIFNSNIRIICSSLSSTIPPMLNPIIYTLKTEEIIGAIRKLYKRNKIITSVLNQ, encoded by the coding sequence ATGAGTTCCTTGAATTCAACAGTTTCTCCCAATGCTGCATTTGTTCGGCCTCAGTTCTTTTACATCAACGGCTTTTCCAACATCCCACATGTGAAGTACTATTACATTTTCCTGTGCTTTGTTTATGCTGTGACTGTGTTTGCAAACTTTTTCATCATATTCATTATATACACAGAACGATGTCTTCACACACCTAAATACGTTGCTGTTTTCAATTTAGCTGTAATTGACATTAGTGAAAGCACAGCTCTTATTCCTAAATTAATTCACACCTTTCTCTTTGACTCTCAGTTCATCGCATATGAAGCCTGCTTGGCCAACATGTTCTTTGTACTTTTCTTTACCTCCATGCAGTCACTCACTCTTGTTGTACTAGCCTATGACAGGTTTGTTGCTATATGCTTTCCACTGAGATATCACATCATTATGACAAATACTTCAATGCTTGTGATTATAGCATGTGTCTGGGTTTTCACAGCAACCCTAATCTTAACACTTGTACTTTTAATCACCAGACTATCATTTTGCAGATCCATTGTCATAGAGAGCTATTTCTGTGATCATGGACCTATGAATCGTATTGTCTGTAATGACAATTTCCCAAATTCCCTTCATGCAAAAATCTGTACTGCAGTATTCACCTTCATACCTTTCTCTCTGATTGTGCTGTCTTATGTGTGTATACTATCTGCACTGTTAAAAATAGCATCAGGTGAGGAACGGTTAAAAGCAATGAAAACCTGCACATCCCATCTTATGTTAGTGATAGTGTTTTACCTGCCATTTTTCATCGcatacattgctgcattcatgtccatatttaattcaaatatcagGATAATATGTTCATCCTTGTCCTCCACCATTCCTCCAATGCTGAACCCTAtcatttatacattaaaaacagaggAGATTATAGGGGCAATTAGAAAActttacaaaagaaacaaaataatcacatctgtattaaatcaataa